CAAAATTTTCAATAATCCAAATAGAAGGTTAAGGGTGATTGGTGAATATAGCAGCACTTCTCTGACCGAAACAAACTAAATATAATAATCTAATGTCATCTGCACTTTCATTTAGGTTAATCATTAAAAGTTTTTGTCCTCCTCTGATTTAATATTTACTTAAGCATTTTAGTACCTGTTATTATATcatcaattaaaatcaaatcaTATCACTTTCCTTCCTCTTTCCAAACTTCCACTCGCTCTCCCCTGCATGTACCTATATATTTCTATATATATCATATCCACGCTTCTCTAGTTTCTCAAGCTAAGTAATTTCCTATTCTCTCATCAAAGAAAGTGCTCACAATTTAGTGTACAGAAATTAATGGAGATGGAAATGATGTTGCCATCACCACCTGCCGTTTTTAACTTGGACGACAGTGCTTGTACTACTCCTTATATAAGTGCTCCTTCAAGTCCTGAACGTTTTGATGATGGTTTTACTTTTGAATTTAGTGGATATGAGTTGGAGAAAAGCTCAATATCAGCAGCTGATGAGCTCTTTGATGGAGGAAGAATCAAGCCTTTAAGTCAAAATGAAAGTCGGGGAAGGGAAAGAACtcaaaattcttcaaattctTCAAGTCCCGTCAGAAGGCACAAAGCAACAAGGTCATTATCTCCTTGGAGAGTTTCTGATTTGCTATTATTTGATAACAATGAAAACATTGATCAAGATAACACAGCGATCTCTGCTACTGCTGCTTGTTCTTCTTCGGATTCTTCTTCAGTTTCATCATTGATATCGCTATGGAACAGAAAATGGAAACTGACAGATTTATTGCTATTCAGAAGTGCTTCTGAGAGTCGAGCAACTAGCAATACAGAAGAGTTGAACAAGTATGAGTTGGTGAAGAAAGCCCGTCAAGATAATGTTAAATCGAATAGTAGTAATGTGGGATCAGCGGTACCGAGCTCGAGGAGGAGGAAGGTACCAATTTCGGCTCATGAGTTGCATTACAAGATGAAGAGAGAAGTGTTGAAAGAGATGAAGAAGAAAACTTTCTTACCGTACAAACAAGGTTTACTTGGTTGCTCGGGGCTAGATGATCCAATTTCAATGTACATGACTCAGTCGTGAATAGCTCTGGTTGTCTCCATATGTAATTATTTGCTTAATACAGAAGAACAAACAAATGGTTTGATTGAACACCTTTTAAAGTAAAGTGTCTACCCttaaatcggataacaattaaatttgtacgtggttttaaggatatgtagatTGATTCAACACAAATAATCAGGAATACTAGATAAACGAGTTGAAGACAAAATGAATGATCAAACCAATCGTAATGTTACGACCTAGCCCGAACCTAGCTTGAACAATAATTTTGCCCTCGATCGGACCCTTGGTTCGAACCCAATTGTGAATGAAGAACAAACAGTTAAGTAAGAACTTTTGCAATAGCTAGAAAGGAGAAAATGAATTGGTATTGCCTTTGATTTGCGTGTTACAATGTGTGTATCAAAGGAAAAAacctcccctttatatagtaagaGAGTTTAATccctagtacaagtctaaaaaggtaaaaatcttcctttctcattaattACTGATCCGTAACTGACATCGAGCGAGATCCACGTCGTGATATCCGGTCAGGTACGAATATCACGGCCCTTTATCCGTCGTGTGTAACCGTTTACCGTATGTCCCGAGGTTTTAGAAATTGTTCAGTGTCCCGGGAGCGTTGCTTTATTATGCCCGTTGATGAACACATTGTTCTTCTATTATGGGTCTCGATATGAAAGGTTTCCAGCCTCGATTTCAGTCTCGTGCATCCATGCCCTTCTTCCGTTTTCATCACCGGGAAATCGGGGTATGCTATATCCTCGATTTTATTTGTATACCGATAGTTCCCTAGTTTTCTAGAGAGTAGGTTTGCCGAAACAataagaaataatagatgaaccCCAGTTTCTTCCCTCGTAAGTTATAGCTGAGATGACAGGTAGACTGAAACGTCTTATCAGTCGCGTCATTCTGACTTCGGACATTTGTCAGTCATCGGCTGGCCCTCGTCGAATGTGAAACATCGCGCACTGATTGTCGTTTCCCCTAGCCTCAACCCCTTTGACTTCTTCCACTTTCCGATTCTAGACTCTACCTTCGAACATCCTAACAGCTTTTAACTTCTCCAGATCTTCATATATTGTTCATTGAGCCTTCATATCTTCATGTTCATCTTCATACATCTTCCTTGAACCTTCAACCCAGACCTTCATAACTTCATActatcttcaaatcttcatatttttcttcaaCCTTATATTTTTCCAGATTATAATAGCAAAAACGTCTTAGTCAGTGCCTCAGCAGGCTGCCCCTTCATCCCCCCCCAGATGCTGAGGTGAACGTTACCGAGGTGGCTCAGGAGCCCCCCATGAAGAGCTTCATACCCAGGGGATGTTCTATCAGGGACAACTTCAAGGACGAGAAAGCCTCCAGTCAAAAAGAGCGAGGCGAGGGAACATGGAGATACATATGCTCCGTCACTGAAAAACCCTACTCGTAGTCCGAGTTGATTGTAAATGGGAGGGTAAGGACATGGTCGTTTCCGCGCCCAATAACGATATTACCACTCACGTGAAGGGGTGtctgagtgtttacacttatcccctcACGCTCACCCCGGTGGACTCCATAGACCTTGCTTTCTGCAAAATATACAAGGTGTGCGAATCATGCTCCTCTTACGCCATTTTGTGAACAACACTGAAGCTCCTTGGTTAACCCTCGACCATCTACTCCGTCTGTACAGTCCCCGAATTTTCCGATGGGGACTGATCAAGCTCGATCGTCGAGCAAGCAAAGCTCCTTTCTCGAGCATCGACGAGGACTGAGATCGAGGCTAGCAGAGGAGGTTCGTTCGGGTGAAAATCAAAGACCCAGATTTTCCCTCCCCTCCTCTCCCTTGACTTTTTTTTGTTCCCCGAGGAGTGGAACGTATCCCATAAGAATAGTCTTTCttgggtacttctttctttttattatttctcTCATTGCCTATATTTGTGGTTGTGTAGATGTTGCCCAAGTTCCTGATGCAATCCCTCGGTTCAAGGAGTGGATCGAGGTCATCTGCAAGCAGATTTCGTACTCCGAGCATGCATGGCGCAAACTTTCGAAGTTAAAATTTGAGGCCCGTTCTCATGGTGAGATTCTTCCCTAAATAGTTATCACTAGACTCTTAACTTACACAGTGCtaaccttttcttttttcatacaGGACTACCTAAGACCATCGAACTTAGGTTGCTGGGTGAGGACGAGGATTCGTCCTTGCTTGTTGGGCCCTCCACTTTGGGATAGCCCGGGGATACCgcgaaggaggagaagaagaaaaaaagaaagtccTCGGGTTCCCCGGATCCCGAGgtgaaaaggaaaaatagagtGGCCACCCGGGTTCGTAAGCCCAAGAAGATGACCCCAAAGAAGATGACCCCCGAAAAAAGATGGCTTGTGTATGAGCCCGAAGAAGATGACCTCTTCTTCGGTTATGGGTCGACCCTTAGTGACGGGGAGCAAGCGACGACCGAGAAACAGGACCATGAGGTCGATCGCCCTCTAGCTCAGGAACCTGAGAGAGAGATGGAGGTTTTGGCCTCCCTGGAAGTTGCTCCTGTTCCAAAGGAGGCGACCGGTGTCATTGACATTGTGGAGATGCTCTCCTATACCGAATCCATGCTCGAAGAAGCCAAAGCAGGCAAAGAAAAGTCAAGTGAGGGAGCGCAGGGTCCAGATGATTCCCTCAAATCATTTTTCGACGACACGAACATGGCCGCACTGGAGGACTTTTTCGAGCTTGGTAACCTGGAGGTCCCGAAAAGGACGTGCCCTCGAGAGTTGACGGGCTGAGTTCGAGCCTAAAACTAGTGAAGATATTTTTTGCTCCAAGCGTGGACCCCGAGCACAAGAGAACGGTCGTTCTCATAATCCCGGAGGATGCCCGGGTCCTCTCTGCTCCGGTTGTCATAGCCAGCTACCTCCGATGCCTTGTGACCGAGGAGGACTAGGGAAAGATGCACGAGGTGGACACGTCATGTCTTTTCAATGAGGCGCATCGGGCGCTTAACCGGGTAAGGCGTTAACCCTTTACTACCCCTTTGTAGATCCTACTTAGGTTTTTGATGTCCACTACTAGTTTCATTGTTTTACAGGCTTCAGTTCTTCACCATGAAATCTTCCTCTAGTATTTTTTGGAGATTACCTAGCTCGAGTTTGAGCTGAAAGAGAATGTCCGGAAGAAGGACATGTACATGGCTCTTAGTGAGCAACATGATGAGACCCTTAACGACATCCCGATTCTCCACACCGAGCTAGAAAAAGCTCAGAAGGAGGCCTCAACCCTGAAGTGGAACACGCTAACCTGGTTGAGAAGGTAATGATCTTTGGAGATAAAAATGAGCAGCTAGTCGTGGTGACTAACAACATGACTTTCCAGTTCCAACATAAGATAGACCTGATTAAACATATGCGGATGAGATGGACGAGGTCAAGGCCACGACCGAAGTGTGGAAGGAAAGGACGGACCTGCTAGCTTCGAAGAAGGAAGCTGCGAAGGCGGAGCTGGAATCGGTCGAGAACTAACTTTGGGGTGGTGAAGGATAAAGCCGATAAGTGGTCTCGGCTGAATGTTGATCTTTGGGCACAGCTGAGGTCGGCCATCATGGAGTGGAATGCTCTCGAAAGAGAATATGCGGCATTGAGGTCCAAATTGGATAAAGCCTTTGATGATGTAGAGGAAATGGTGATCCAGTACAAGGCCGATATGGCGGCAGCTGAGACCCACTTGAAAACGAAGAATGATTACATAAAGCGGCTAGCCAAGATTTAAGAAGTTAGGAGGCTCGATTCCGAGGCAAAGAAGCTTTGCGAGCCTAAGGGTCTCGAAGGCTCCTAGGGTTCTGACGGTTCTAGAGACGAGTCAGGCCCCGGGGAAGACCAGGCGTGGATGCCTTAGtatttttctgctttctttttcttATGTATTTTCTGTTTATTTTGAGGACGTTCTATCAGGCctttgtaaataaattttaaaatatatataagatTTTTCCCTATCTGGGAATATCGTGTCTTTACTTTTCCAGAATCTTATTGTAATTTCTATTTGCATATTGTTTTTGATGCCTTATCATAGAATTAGATGTAGTTGTGGGCCATTCATCTTTTTTTTGAGGTTTGTATACAGTAAAAATTAACGGTTCGATATTGCGATCATCGAGGCACCTCGTAGAGACTACTTCTAAAAGGCTCGAAGCTCATATCGGGGCTCCGACCCTAAAGGTTCTCAGTTATCGACCTCGAGGCAGCGTAAACAACGATCGACCTCAAGGTAATGTAAATCAGCGGCTACGATAGATCGATGTGAGGTTTCCAAGGCAcgtgactagagctgacaaagtctattGGGCTAGTTCAAACCCATATCATGgtattaaatggttgtaccagcccatatctttataataaatgtatttgtactatgttgggattccccctcatatataaaggggatccttattaTTTTGCAAGGGGATCTGATACACAATAtagaatatacaagaacattctctcagCTTCCTAACTAAACATATTCTCTTGCTCtcactacttacatttattgcttacacttgttgtgttctatttattgttcttcatttattgctcattattggtcataaagagctgCCATTGAATTTATCATAGctgttaatcctccatcgacTTCCCTTAGTCGGGCACCCGACTCAACCTCGAGGCCCTGTACACACAAGCTATTCAGTTTGATTACTATTCTATCTACAAGCTACtatattattttttctaatatttcacttagcatctattgcctaacaactagtataaaaatagaacacatatttttagaaccaccaaatcaaatataattgttattaccattttcgagataaacagtttggtgcccaccgttgGGGCTAAAATTAATAGcgattgttttcttgctggtttactacataacgcaagtcatctttcatgctttttcttgtctaagaatctttgattttaggtcaaaatgtctaactcagtgaatgcatatgaaaacaatggtcttgaggaccatggggaGAATGGTGTGGAAGTTCCGGGCATTGGCACACCGCCACTAAACCTTGGGCACGCGCCAGAGCCAATCCCCGCAGATGtggtctcacgcgatgcccaacacatcgatataagctcccacactaacagtaGAGTAcgccaaggagaccaacaagaagctcagaaaaccccagctagggaagaacgagaggttagcgttcacgttatttttgaaatgttacaggcacaacagctagcaattgctcagctacaaagccaCCAGAAAACACCCAGCACGGTAACACCGGAAACGGTTCCCCAAGCTAAGCAGGCACCAAGaagatcaagcaacaatgggTTGGCAGGCAACCccgccatcgtaaagatgcttgcggacctcacaaagaggattgagtcaggcgagaagaagatagaagccaacaacAAGAAAGTGGAGACGTACATTTCTAGGGTCTatcaaattccgggcgcacccccaatcttgaagggtgtagattcgaagaagttcatacaaaaaaCGTTCCCAcaggaagcggccccaaaacctattccaaagaagttcagaatgcccgacctcccgaagtacaacggaacctcggaccccaacgagcatgTCACTGCTTaaacttgtgcagtgaagggcaatgacctaaaggacgacgagatcaaATTCGTCCTACTAAAAAAGTTTGGAGAGACACTTTCGAAAGGGgtgatgatgtggtatcacaacttggccccaaactcgatagattcatttgccatgctggcaaattccttcgtaaaggcacatgatggtgccatcaaggtagctacaaggaaatccgatgTTTTCAAAATCtggcaaagggagaacgagatgatGTGAGAATtcatatctcgctttcaaatggaacgaatggaactaccacaagtctccgatgactgggcagtgcaggccttcactcaaggtttgaacgagcgaagctcggtggcttcgaaacaGCTGAAGCAGAACATAGTCGATTATACTGTTGTACTTGGTCGGACAtccacaatcgataccactaaaaGATCAAGGTTGAAGACGAGCAACttggagccccctcgggctcggtatatcctagcaggctttcggcaaaggagccaaagccaaacaaagaaagataccaaccatacactgaagatagGAGAAATGCCCTGAGGTAcaacataccccgcaatgaccAAAGGATGAACCAAGGCctgaatcctcggggactcgttAAAAGAGCTAGGTTCAATAGCCACATAGGGCCGATGGAGGCACCctgcttgtcggaatacaactttaaCGTCGATATTTCAGATATCGTATTCGCCATTAGTAAAATTAGAGGTACTAGGTGGTCGAGGCCTGTGCAATCAGATCCTTTGCagaggaaccataacttagtgtgtgaatttcactgCACACACGGTCACAGGACCGAGGACTGCCGACAATTCTGGAaattccttagcgaccgagccaaaaattagttctgggaaagagaggcgaccaagaagaatgaagcagatgagccacaacatgtcatctaCATGATTTTAGGAGGCATCGATGATCAACAAGAACACATGGTCAGGAGAACGATAATATTCATCACCAGGGAAAAGTGAACttgaggttacatacccgaggatgctcttaCCTTCAGCAACGAAGACATCAAGACCTTGTCTCAGCTTCAGAACAACATATTGGtaatctttttttttctaaatacatttcaaattaagcgtgtacttgtggatccaggtagctcgaccaatattATCAAGTCGAGGGTAGTGGAGAaactcggactgcttgaccaaatcgtgcccgcctctcgagttCTCAACATGTTCAACATGGCGAGTAAAACAACAAAAGAGGAAATCACCATCCCGATCAATGTGGCTGGCACTATCCAatatgccaaattccatgtcatcgaaggagacatgaggtgcAATGCCTTgatcggaaggccatggatacactgcatgagagcagtaccatcaccCCTTCACCAAATGATAAAGTTTCCGACGAAGGATGGAATAAAAACCgtgtacggggaacaacatgcaatGAGGGAGATATTCGTGGTACACGATGTAGCACCGACACCAACACCTTCGACGTCGAAGAAACCACAGAATAAacaaacagtttggtgcccataGTAAAATAGCGATCACGAGATACATTCTCTGGTATACCCgaataaaacaagcaaaggacAGTGTCGTGTCCTCAGAACAAACGTCGAAGCATATCGAGGCTTAAGGCGCCATCAACACTAAGGTATAATCGTCTCCCTTTTTAGTTACATTTTACACTAACCTATGTGTAGGTATCCAATCAAAACAGTCGAAGCACTTTGCAACTTGAAGGCCTTAGGTTCcgaaagcatacgttgcactattttccttcgatcggattttttatcccaagaagggttttaccggcaaggtttttaacaaggcaacatccatatgcaacctaaggaagactcaacaagtattcaaggtttcTCTTCAaccaacctcgaatactaggggggcATCCCCCTGAAGTCACCTCGGAGGAGAAGCCAAGATGTgctaaatggggtctcgataggaaaatgatgtaccgggctaaacggtcgaacgaactgtgcccgtatagaataaccgagcccttgatagcaaaaacatgtatacttgtaccaagtaatcaaagaatattttctcCTCCATCAAAGCATTTCGCGTTTCAAAGGAGTTCAGTATTTTTTACAAaaacggctccagagccaaaaacgtcctgaacactcggggactgacgtcaAAAAACTCGAAACCGTATGATCTCCGGGTCAAAAGCTTCAAACTTGTaggccctcaatgaggcaacatcaaggttACAAAAATAGCTCTAGAAGCCAagaacgtcccgaacactcggggactggcgtaaAAAACTCAAAACTGTATGACCCCCAGGGTTGGAAGCTTCAAGCTCGTaagacctcaatgaggcaacGTCAAGTATACAAAAATGGCTCCAAATCCAAGAAAACTTCCAATTTCTCGGGGATtgccgaggccataagaccccatatGGGCAACCTCGACCCCGTAAGACTTTATAAGGCAATaccaaaaactgtaagacctcaaccgAGGCATGAACCATACATGTACAAAGtaaccaa
This sequence is a window from Nicotiana sylvestris chromosome 3, ASM39365v2, whole genome shotgun sequence. Protein-coding genes within it:
- the LOC104244746 gene encoding uncharacterized protein; its protein translation is MEMEMMLPSPPAVFNLDDSACTTPYISAPSSPERFDDGFTFEFSGYELEKSSISAADELFDGGRIKPLSQNESRGRERTQNSSNSSSPVRRHKATRSLSPWRVSDLLLFDNNENIDQDNTAISATAACSSSDSSSVSSLISLWNRKWKLTDLLLFRSASESRATSNTEELNKYELVKKARQDNVKSNSSNVGSAVPSSRRRKVPISAHELHYKMKREVLKEMKKKTFLPYKQGLLGCSGLDDPISMYMTQS